A window of Rhinatrema bivittatum chromosome 2, aRhiBiv1.1, whole genome shotgun sequence contains these coding sequences:
- the VCPIP1 gene encoding deubiquitinating protein VCIP135 isoform X2, which produces MSQQPASKRKDRRILSGNCPEPGCQARLFFPAHGVASIECTDCGRRHEQRSLLGVEEVTDPDVVLHNLLRSALLGVTGAPKRSGELVKVMGLSNYHCKLLAPILARYGMDKQTGKAKLLKEMNQGDLFDCALLGDRAFLIEPEHVNTVGYGKDRSGSLVYLHDTLEDIKKANGNQECFIPVHVDGDGHCLVHAVSRALVGRELFWHALRENLKRHFKENLGRYKALFHDFIDADEWEDIINECDPLFIPPEGVPLGLRNIHIFGLANVLHRPIILLDSLSGMRSSGDYSATFLPGLIPVEKCRGKDGQLNKPICIAWSSSGRNHYIPLVGIKGISLPKIPMKLLPKAWGVPQDLIKTYVKLEEDGSCVIGGDRGLQDKYLMRLVAAMEEVFMNKFGIHPSLVADMHQYCYRRTGVIGVQPEEVTAAAKKAVTENRLHKCLICGALSEIHVSLEWLAPGGKLYNLAKTTHGQLRPDKNYSFPLNSLVCSYDAVKDVLVPDYSLSTLTACNWCHGTSVRRVKNDASIVYLDGDRTNSRSTGGKCGCGFKHYWEGKEYDNLPEAFPITLEWGGRVVRETVYWFQYESDVSLNSNVYDVSMKLVTKHFPGEFGSEILVQKVVNTILHQTAKKNPDDYTPVNIDGAHAQRIDDFKPGQDSEVHPPTKIILTGQKGKTLHKEELNMSKTERTIQQNISEQASLLQKRKTEKLKHEQKEHPRSASPNTIRDGSSSAPPTPTKVPYFPAASKEKKIRITTYDGRQAMLTLKSSTTFYELQENIAREFSIPPYLQCIRFGFPPKELLPPREGMENEPVPLQHGDRISIEIMKGKEEPSQPTLAHSAHEVKPEDVTIISKNSSKELQEQIDKEMYSLCLLATLMGEDVWSYARGLPHLFQQGGVFYNMMKKNMVPLGL; this is translated from the coding sequence ATGTCCCAGCAGCCGGCCTCCAAGCGCAAAGACCGGCGCATCCTGTCGGGCAACTGCCCGGAGCCAGGCTGCCAGGCGCGGCTTTTCTTCCCGGCGCATGGCGTGGCCAGCATCGAGTGCACCGACTGCGGCCGGCGGCACGAGCAGCGCAGCCTGCTGGGCGTGGAGGAGGTGACCGACCCGGACGTGGTGCTGCACAACTTACTGCGGAGTGCCCTGCTCGGTGTAACGGGCGCCCCCAAGCGGAGCGGCGAGCTGGTGAAAGTTATGGGCCTCTCCAACTACCACTGCAAGCTGCTCGCTCCCATCCTGGCCCGCTACGGCATGGACAAGCAGACGGGCAAGGCCAAGCTGCTAAAGGAGATGAACCAGGGTGACCTCTTCGACTGCGCCCTGCTGGGCGACCGGGCCTTCCTCATCGAGCCCGAGCACGTCAACACGGTGGGCTACGGCAAGGACCGCTCGGGTAGCCTTGTCTACCTGCATGACACGCTGGAGGACATCAAGAAGGCCAACGGCAACCAGGAGTGCTTCATCCCGGTCCACGTGGATGGGGACGGCCACTGCCTGGTCCACGCTGTGTCCAGGGCCCTGGTGGGCAGGGAGCTCTTCTGGCACGCCTTGCGGGAGAACCTGAAAAGGCATTTCAAGGAAAATCTCGGGAGGTACAAGGCgctctttcatgattttattgatgCGGATGAATGGGAGGACATAATCAATGAGTGCGACCCCTTGTTCATCCCACCTGAAGGGGTACCCTTGGGGCTTAGAAACATTCATATTTTTGGCTTGGCAAATGTCCTTCATCGCCCCATCATTTTGTTAGATTCATTGAGTGGCATGAGAAGTTCAGGGGATTATTCCGCTACTTTTCTCCCAGGACTTATACCTGTGGAAAAATGCAGAGGAAAAGATGGGCAGTTGAACAAGCCTATTTGTATTGCTTGGAGTAGTTCTGGTCGTAATCATTACATTCCTCTGGTTGGAATAAAAGGTATTTCTTTGCCTAAAATACCAATGAAATTACTTCCCAAAGCCTGGGGGGTTCCGCAAGATTTAATTAAGACATATGTCAAACTGGAAGAGGATGGGAGTTGTGTAATTGGAGGCGACAGAGGTTTGCAAGACAAGTATTTGATGAGGCTCGTTGCTGCAATGGAAGAAGTTTTTATGAACAAGTTTGGTATACATCCTAGTTTGGTAGCTGACATGCATCAGTACTGCTACAGGAGGACTGGTGTAATAGGAGTTCAGCCCGAAGAAGTGACTGCGGCTGCCAAAAAGGCAGTGACAGAGAATCGCCTTCACAAGTGTCTGATCTGTGGTGCCCTGTCAGAAATTCATGTTTCCTTAGAATGGTTggctcctggaggaaaactctATAATTTAGCAAAAACTACGCATGGGCAGCTAAGGCCTGACAAGAACTACAGCTTTCCCCTCAACAGCTTGGTGTGCTCTTATGATGCTGTGAAAGATGTTCTAGTCCCAGACTATAGTCTGAGTACTCTGACTGCTTGTAACTGGTGCCATGGTACCTCAGTACGCCGAGTCAAAAATGATGCATCCATTGTGTATTTAGATGGAGACCGAACCAATAGTAGGTCCACCGGTGGAAAATGCGGTTGTGGATTCAAACATTATTGGGAAGGTAAAGAATATGACAATCTTCCTGAAGCTTTTCCCATTACATTGGAGTGGGGTGGTAGAGTGGTAAGAGAAACAGTGTATTGGTTCCAGTATGAAAGTGATGTTTCTCTGAACAGCAATGTGTATGATGTCTCTATGAAACTTGTTACCAAGCATTTTCCTGGTGAGTTTGGTAGTGAAATTTTAGTTCAGAAAGTAGTTAATACAATATTGCATCAAACTGCCAAAAAGAATCCTGACGATTATACCCCTGTTAATATTGATGGTGCTCATGCTCAGAGAATTGATGATTTTAAACCTGGACAGGACTCTGAGGTGCATCCTCCAACAAAAATTATCCTTACAGGACAGAAAGGGAAAACCTTGCACAAGGAGGAgctaaatatgagcaaaactgaaaGAACTATTCAACAGAATATTTCAGAACAAGCTTCCTTATTACAGAAACGGAAAACCGAGAAACTGAAACATGAACAGAAAGAGCATCCAAGATCTGCATCCCCCAATACTATTCGAGATGGCTCATCGTCAGCACCCCCTACACCTACAAAAGTTCCTTATTTCCCTGCtgcttcaaaagaaaaaaagatcaggATCACAACTTACGATGGGCGACAAGCAATGCTCACTCTGAAGTCCTCAACCACGTTTTATGAACTGCAGGAAAACATTGCCAGAGAATTTTCTATCCCTCCATATTTGCAATGCATACGCTTTGGTTTCCCTCCTAAAGAGCTTCTACCACCCCgggaaggaatggaaaatgaGCCCGTTCCCTTGCAGCATGGTGACAGAATATCCATAGAGATCATGAAGGGCAAGGAGGAACCTAGCCAGCCTACATTAGCCCACTCGGCCCATGAAGTGAAACCTGAAGATGTTACCATAATTAGCAAGAATTCTTCTAAAGAACTGCAAGAGCAGATTGACAAAGAGATGTATTCCTTGTGTCTTCTGGCTACTCTAATGG